DNA from Hippoglossus hippoglossus isolate fHipHip1 chromosome 13, fHipHip1.pri, whole genome shotgun sequence:
TTCTGTCTTAGCAATTATAACACtatttaaaaaagctaaaatatatttagttaGGTCAGTTTCATCAGCCAGATTTTAACGATTTTAATAAACATCTAAATACCGGAAACATATTATTTGACGTGATGGACCTTTTGATTTCACAGTGCAGCATTTATTCTTTAACATTTGTAGTAAGAAATCCTGATGTTTTTATGAGCAGGAAACACTGTGCTCTGTCCTCAGGGAGAGTTTCCCAACTCACGCCACAGTGGGAATAAAGTTTTTTCCCTCTGCCgtcacctccctcctccctgttgCTCTGCAGAAAGACTGCGTCCAACAAACCGACTCGCCTCTCAGTTCGTAACCCTGAAGGAACGAGGAGCGAAGTCTTCATCTGTTCTTCAGCCTCTGTTCTTCAGCCTCTGTTCTGCAGCCTCTGTTCTTCCGCCTCTGTTCCTCAGCCTCTGTACTTCAGCCTCTGTTCCTCAGCCTCTGTACTTCAGCCTCTGTTCTTCAGCCTCTGTTCTGCAGCCTCTGTTCTGCAGCCTCTGTTCTTCAGCCCCTGTTCTTCAGCCTCTGTTCCTCAGCCCCTGTTCTTCAGCCCCCGTTCTTCAGCCTCTGTTCCTCAGCCTCTGTTCTGCAGCCTCTGTTCCTCAGCCTCTGTTCTTCAGCCTCtgttcttcagcctctgtccTTCAGCCTCTGTTCCTCAGCCTCTGTTCTGCAGCCTCTGTTCCTCAGCCTCTGTTCTTCAGCCTCTGTTCTGCAGCCTCTGTTCTGCAGCCTCTGTTCTTCAGCCCCTGTTCTTCAGCCTCTGTTCCTCAGCCCCTGTTCTTCAGCCCCCGTTCTTCAGCCTCTGTTCCTCAGCCTCTGTTCTGCAGCCTCTGTTCCTCAGCCCCTGTTCTTCAGCCCCTGTTCTTCAgcctctgttcagcctctgttcTGCAGCCTCTGTTCCTCAGCCTCTGTTCTTTAGCCTCtgttcttcagcctctgtccTTCAGCCTCTGTTCTTCAGCCTCGCCTTCGTCCCAtccctcccttttctccttAATGCAAAAGACACTGCAAAAGCCACGGCCATTGtatttaagttatttattttatcacaaGATTGTGTAGTAAtttatactgtaaatactgAAAATACTCTATAAATACAAAAAGGACAAATGTGTATGGAAATAATGACTTGACAACGAGTAAGTGAAGAAAAAGCCGTGAAGATGAAGAATATTAATATATGAAGATCCTTCTATTGTACATAAAAACCACAGTTAAAAGTTGAATGTCTGCTGTTTTAGGGAATTTGAAgatgtcaaagtgtttttatttcgtGTGATAGAGTTTCTCCAGTTTGTCCCTGAAAGTGAGAAGGTTTAAATCCGTGGATGGAGACGAGAGTATCTTGGGGTCAGGAGTCGATCCTCAGAGCGGTGGCTCGCTCCACGTCTCCGCTCACTGTCCAaataattctgctgacaaacatcaTGTGGACAAACAGCATCAAGGCtcacgatcacacacacactgttgcacATTCCGAACATGAAAAGGCTTACACGTACTgtacatgcacgcacacaacaAACTAACACAAACCCACTACTGGTGTAGCATCATATGCAGTTTGCTGTGTCTTGGGCTCCATTCCTGTTGCACCGGAATTGCCTCTTGCAAGAATTTGCACATACAATAAACCCACAGTACATCCTGAGTTGTCGTTGCTGACGtagggtttttattttcttgatcgATCTGAGCTCCCACAACCTCAACATGTGTTTGGAACAGAGGATCTAACACGTGTGCATCTGTGTCAACATCTAGATTTATTCCCTTTGactaaattaaacatttacagttgGATTTTGTTCAGACTGATTGGGACATGAAGTCTTTGTTCAGATTCCTGGTTTATTGTTCAAGTAAGAAAAGAAACTGAAGTACAGATTTCAGCTGCCTGCTATCGACGTGTTGAAATGTATTCTGTGGTTATTTCTGGTTAAAGAAACAAATAGAACATCACTCAGTtagagctcaaacctccaccaacgTCCAACAGTCCcttcaaattcaaacaagctgcaccaaagttcACACAGTTATTAAattcagttccctaaatatgatttgttttatcaagatccacgaattattccctgggaaaaacatcctatctcgaaaatgaaagaaagaaagtggaaGAAACTCCTGCGTCTGCACCAAAATGCTCTGAGCTCCCGACCCGTCGCtcaccttccaccaagttctgtggaaatccgttcagtggCTTTTGCGTCATGTTGCtcagaaacaaaccaacaaacaaagggaCAAAAGCAGCTTCCTGGGCCGGGGtcattaaaatacacaagttCAGTTTGTTTACGGTGAAACGTTTTCTTTTGACCGGagattaaaatgcaaatatgacATTAAAACCTCTGCATGGATTCTCCTCTCAtcataaaaacactaaatattaATTTGGCTGTAAACTTGTGCTCACGTCAGCTGATCtgtgttcgggggggggggggggggggttgttcgtcagtgtctgtctgtggctgctTGTGTTAAAACAAGCAGCAACAGACGTCTGGTTGTCTGTGGGTGGAGCCTCCAGCACTTTGgtctaaactgaaaataaacttGGCTTTTTACAGACATTCATTACTTAATCTGTAGTGACAGTCCAGACAAAGATTCATGAGTTTGAATCAgtcatttttttatcaataatcTCTCTGCACTCATGACAGATCCTGTCTGACCACGTCTCAACCATCGAGCAGAGAGAAGGTTCCTGAACAGgatctgtcttttcttttcttctggcTTTTTATTATGTGCAACAACAAACTACCGACTCCTCTCGGAAAGTTCTTAGTGCAGGAAGCCAgcagtgtttttgtctttatccATTTTGTGCACGTTTATATTCTCAATGAGACCTTTAACAGTGTGCACGCCAACCTTGTACCAGTGCCTCCACAAGGTAGACGTGCACAACAGAGCACCCAGTGAACCCCAGTACTCCTCATGTGGACCAACGCCTGGTGGAGGTCAGAGTGTGGGATTGGATGTCCACAAGTCAATGCAGTGTCTTAAcaagaacagtgtgtgtgtgtgtgtgtgtgtgtgtgtgtgtgtgtgtgtgtgtgtgtgtgtgtgtgtgtgtgtgtgtgtgtgagacagtacATCCTATAAATAGCAGAGAGACTTCAGGACTGCAGGATCCAGGTCTGTGCCCTTGCAGCAACAGACAAACCACCAGTTTCTCGCTGCAGCTCGACGGTGCTGCCCTGTATACTCGTCTTTCTCGTTGTCATAGCAACAGCATGTCTTCCAAGTGTATCTGGAGCGAGCTCGTGGGGTTTCAGGGTCCATCTTGGATCTGAGGCTAAATGAATGCGTCATCACGACTGAGATGAGAAGAAAACCTGAATCTGCTCAAACATGAAAATCATGCACCTCGATCTTTTGaagtttaaaaactgttttcaatgAGATATTTGCACAGGTGAAGACAAATATGAAAATTTGATCTTTGTCTGCACCTGAACAAATCTCAGTACACATTTACAGATACTTACAcgtttacaaatctgattatacacacacacacacagattgagatacagttacacaactatgcacacacacaaaggatgTTGCTACACTATTAAGGGATGGTCATAGTATTCCCTGGAGCACAGCAGCACTGATGGGTCTGTCCCCAGAACAGCTGCAAAACAACCTGCATGTGCTGAGTCCAGTGAGAAGCTGAGTCGACACAATCCTCATTAACAACCAAGGACACCACAGTCAACTGGAAACACTGAAAActtccctccacctccatctgcacagacacaacacaacatgggAACAGAGATTATTACAAATGTTGTGTTACCTTTTTATTTCACACGGTTTAAAggccttgttgttgtttttttacacttttcttatttttttgtttgagtgtAAAATATGCATTATCCATTATCACCATACagttactacacacacacacacacacacacacacacacacacacacacacacagtgctctCACACCCTTCACGCCTGTTGTGGTGGAAGTTGTAACAGCAGACTGAATTCACTGTATCCAGTGTGTAAATGGAGATCTGTTATTAAAACGTTCAAGTTGAAGCAGTCgggtctgtgcgtgtgtgtgtgtgtgtgtgtgtgtgtgtgtgtgtgtgtgtgtgtgtttgtgtttgtgtggttgagCACTGATCTGCAGTTTGACTGATGCAGATAAAACATTAATCATTGGTTGTTGTAATACATAACAACTTCATAAAGGATGGATTATCAGTTATTTCTGTCCATATATGCAGGTTCCTTTATGACACAACTACAGAGAAATACAAAGTAAAACCTGAAATAAATGTTCAGCTCATcttttttgactttatttttattttcaaacattcaaaaatattgcgctgatgaataataatataatatataataatgttttaaaaaagctattaatcttttattttagatGCTGAAAATGTAATAGAGGGGTGttgatttttaataataataaaaataataataataactttatttgtatgtattaTGAATCTGTTGAACCTTTTTAATTTTTGTCTGAACATTTGCCATTAAAATAAGTGTTCCCTCTGGTCGTCAGCAGGGGGCAGTGCAGTCAGGTACAGTCAGCGTGGAGGAAGAAAAGCCGAAGATGGTCGAAGTGACGCGTTCACGTGTCTGCGTCACAGGCTGCGACACCGGAAGTTagagaatacaaaataaaagctctttaaaaaggatagttttttttttttagatcagaggatcaatttattttctcttatctgATGTGTGTTAATAATTCATGTAATTGTTTAATAAAGTTCTTGTTAGAAGAATAAGAAAGCAACAGAagacaacaaaatataaattaactgtaaaaaaaataacacctaTATGTTGGTAAGAGTTTTTACACGTCAACAGATCTGACAGTAGAGTCCTGATTAAAACTTTCATGAATACAGAAGGTGTCGAGTCCTCagcaagagaagagaaggagaaatgaTTCATAAAgatcaaatatgaatgtgtggATATCTACACATATGTGTCACTCAGGAAATGCAGGGAAACTCCAGTTGTCTAACATAAGAAAAAAGTCCTCACTGCCCAGAATATCTCTAAAGACCCTCAAAGTGTGAGCcgagtttttttccccacttgaatgtgatttaaaaagtctttaaatgGACCTGAACTCGCATCCTCAGTCAGCTGCGAGACCTTTATTGTGAAACCATGAACGGAAGCAGCCTGTTGCTCTGGTCTGAACTTGACAGCTGTGGGTTCGGTTTCGTCGGTGTCAGAATCCTGAGAATAAAAAGCAGAGTGTGagctcagtgttcagtctgaaGATGGAGACGAAGGAGGAGCGCGTCACAGTGAAGAGGTGAGAAGACATCTATTAAACATTATGTGTCTGCAACTTCCTGTCTCCTGTCCCAGTGTGAGCCACTAAGACACACAGTGGAAAATAACATGGAGACTGGgagtgtgtctgcagcctgacacacacacacacacacacacacacacacacacacacacacacactgatactgtATTTCCATTTCAAGATCTTGTATTCAATGTTTTTTACTTCACAGTTTGTTGCATTTTAAATTTactgtttatttcagtttgaaatTACACATCACACAGGTATTGATTATCTATTACTTTAAATCGGATTGTGATATTCCTGCAGTGTTTAgttatgatgtgtgtgtgtgtgtgtgtgtgtgtgtgtgtgtgtgtgtgtgtgtgtgtgtgtgtgtgtgtgtgtgtgtgtgtgtgtctgtctgtctgtatgtgtgtagtCCTTTGTTCAGGTCACACACTAGTCATCAATCATAGgtgttatgtgtgtttttatcatggcacaggtttgtgtgttgtgaCTTAATACTATTTATACTGTCTCTCAGTAATaattatagatagatagatagatagatagatagatagatagatagatagatagatagatagatagatagatagatagatagatagatagatatatggataGATTCTGAGGCAGGGTTAGGATTAGAGTCTATACcggcaccaaattacacacactcataaatatcaggcTTCTAGACATGTCcgattattttcatcattccatgaatcattctctgagaagtcaacgaaatgttgaaaaattgaACGTGTTCTCTTCTGCAACATTAACTCATCCTTCTCAAAAAGTTCCGTGGAAATCGgatgagtagtttttgcgtaatcctgctaac
Protein-coding regions in this window:
- the LOC117773313 gene encoding uncharacterized protein LOC117773313, coding for MHIFSALFILANTYISIYFIGRAQFPDNFTLTAVVVCWEILLRAGNTVLCPQGEFPNSRHSGNKVFSLCRHLPPPCCSAERLRPTNRLASQFVTLKERGAKSSSVLQPLFFSLCSAASVLPPLFLSLCTSASVPQPLYFSLCSSASVLQPLFCSLCSSAPVLQPLFLSPCSSAPVLQPLFLSLCSAASVPQPLFFSLCSSASVLQPLFLSLCSAASVPQPLFFSLCSAASVLQPLFFSPCSSASVPQPLFFSPRSSASVPQPLFCSLCSSAPVLQPLFFSLCSASVLQPLFLSLCSLASVLQPLSFSLCSSASPSSHPSLFSLMQKTLQKPRPLYLSYLFYHKIV